In Nymphaea colorata isolate Beijing-Zhang1983 chromosome 3, ASM883128v2, whole genome shotgun sequence, a genomic segment contains:
- the LOC116251146 gene encoding pentatricopeptide repeat-containing protein At4g33990-like isoform X2, producing MKYERGDNQVNRAIAGHGNCLTVGKKVHCAAIKLGFGSDVYVCNTQVEMYARYADMSAARKVFDDMVQKDVVSWTSLISGHVRRGDFNDAFLCFGQMQLTGLKPNPVVLLAMFQACYLSASLVHGQSFHCYVIKSGMEGYLSLGNSILTMYDRTCNAEEAEKFFDMMDEKDAISWNIMISGYAFKQNKDKAIETFIRMLDEGVQPNPEALTTVISACAKLGDIMRGQEFHSFVVKNALQDVKLQTALLDMYCKCGFVALATRVFKTTPERNYVTWSRMVSGYVQNGCLNEAISLFGQMQLAGFRAGPDTLRCLMSASTHLGALSICREIHAYLFRNCFFIDDIATITSLIDTYGKCGSIIYSRRCFDQANKKDVVSWSAMIQNYALHGYALEALQLFDAMKKEGLEPNNVTFISLLSACSHAGLLDDGCQIVADMRKDSRITPGLDHYTCMVDLLGRSGHLGQAYETIKAMPIEPDSGIWGSLLGACRIHSNLNIGELASKHLFDLDPQNAGYHVVLCNINSSNMRWKKAEIMRRVFRRGTQQKKKPGWSCVEGGEGLHGFTVGDRTHPLSLEIYETLGCLRKHMEEIGLEN from the exons atgaaatacGAAAGAGGAGATAACCAG GTGAACAGGGCAATCGCCGGACATGGAAATTGCTTAACGGTCGGGAAGAAGGTCCACTGTGCTGCAATCAAATTAGGTTTTGGTTCAGATGTCTATGTTTGTAATACACAGGTGGAGATGTATGCAAGGTACGCAGACATGTCCGCAGCACGCAAAGTGTTCGATGATATGGTTCAGAAAGATGTCGTCTCTTGGACGTCCTTGATATCTGGGCATGTTCGGAGAGGAGATTTTAATGATGCATTTCTGTGCTTTGGTCAAATGCAGCTGACAGGTCTGAAGCCCAACCCCGTGGTGTTGTTAGCCATGTTTCAGGCGTGTTATCTCTCCGCAAGCCTGGTGCACGGCCAGAGTTTTCACTGTTACGTGATCAAATCAGGTATGGAAGGTTACCTGTCTCTAGGCAATTCAATTCTGACAATGTATGACAGAACATGTAACGCTGAAGAAGCAGAGAAATTTTTTGACATGATGGATGAGAAGGACGCGATCTCATGGAACATCATGATTTCTGGGTATGCTTTCAAACAGAACAAGGACAAGGCAATCGAAACCTTCATAAGAATGTTGGATGAAGGTGTGCAGCCAAATCCTGAAGCTCTTACCACTGTAATTTCCGCTTGTGCTAAGTTGGGGGATATTATGCGGGGGCAAGAATTTCATTCCTTCGTAGTGAAGAATGCACTACAAGATGTAAAACTGCAAACTGCTCTTCTGGATATGTATTGCAAGTGCGGGTTTGTTGCTTTAGCAACTCGTGTTTTCAAAACAACTCCAGAACGAAATTATGTCACCTGGAGCAGAATGGTGTCCGGATATGTTCAGAACGGATGCCTCAATGAAGCTATTTCACTATTTGGGCAAATGCAGCTTGCAGGGTTCAGAGCTGGGCCTGATACCTTAAGATGCCTGATGTCCGCTTCTACTCATCTGGGTGCTTTGAGTATTTGCAGAGAGATCCACGCGTACCTTTTTAGGAACTGTTTCTTCATCGATGATATAGCCACGATAACATCTCTAATTGATACGTATGGAAAATGTGGAAGCATCATTTACTCAAGGCGTTGCTTTGATCAAGCCAACAAGAAAGATGTGGTTTCGTGGAGTGCCATGATTCAAAATTATGCACTCCATGGATACGCATTAGAAGCTCTGCAGCTTTTTGATGCAATGAAAAAGGAAGGACTTGAACCGAATAATGTTACCTTTATCAGTCTGCTTTCTGCTTGCAGCCATGCAGGCTTGCTTGATGACGGGTGCCAAATTGTTGCTGACATGAGAAAAGATTCAAGAATTACGCCCGGTCTGGATCACTACACTTGCATGGTGGACCTGCTCGGTCGATCGGGTCATCTTGGGCAAGCTTATGAGACCATAAAGGCAATGCCTATCGAACCGGACAGTGGAATTTGGGGGTCATTGCTTGGTGCTTGCAGAATTCATTCCAATCTCAATATTGGTGAGCTCGCATCCAAACATTTGTTTGATTTAGATCCTCAGAATGCAGGTTACCATGTGGTTCTATGCAACATAAATTCCAGTAATATGAGGTGGAAGAAAGCCGAGATCATGAGGAGAGTGTTTAGGAGGGGAACccagcagaagaagaagcctGGTT
- the LOC116251146 gene encoding pentatricopeptide repeat-containing protein At4g33990-like isoform X1: MSVAGLWNSRIKSHVDIHLFSNAICVYNMMRREQVQPDHYTFPQVNRAIAGHGNCLTVGKKVHCAAIKLGFGSDVYVCNTQVEMYARYADMSAARKVFDDMVQKDVVSWTSLISGHVRRGDFNDAFLCFGQMQLTGLKPNPVVLLAMFQACYLSASLVHGQSFHCYVIKSGMEGYLSLGNSILTMYDRTCNAEEAEKFFDMMDEKDAISWNIMISGYAFKQNKDKAIETFIRMLDEGVQPNPEALTTVISACAKLGDIMRGQEFHSFVVKNALQDVKLQTALLDMYCKCGFVALATRVFKTTPERNYVTWSRMVSGYVQNGCLNEAISLFGQMQLAGFRAGPDTLRCLMSASTHLGALSICREIHAYLFRNCFFIDDIATITSLIDTYGKCGSIIYSRRCFDQANKKDVVSWSAMIQNYALHGYALEALQLFDAMKKEGLEPNNVTFISLLSACSHAGLLDDGCQIVADMRKDSRITPGLDHYTCMVDLLGRSGHLGQAYETIKAMPIEPDSGIWGSLLGACRIHSNLNIGELASKHLFDLDPQNAGYHVVLCNINSSNMRWKKAEIMRRVFRRGTQQKKKPGWSCVEGGEGLHGFTVGDRTHPLSLEIYETLGCLRKHMEEIGLEN, translated from the coding sequence ATGTCTGTTGCCGGTTTGTGGAATTCACGCATAAAGTCTCATGTGGACATCCACTTATTCAGCAACGCCATATGCGTTTATAATATGATGCGAAGGGAACAGGTCCAACCTGATCATTATACTTTTCCTCAGGTGAACAGGGCAATCGCCGGACATGGAAATTGCTTAACGGTCGGGAAGAAGGTCCACTGTGCTGCAATCAAATTAGGTTTTGGTTCAGATGTCTATGTTTGTAATACACAGGTGGAGATGTATGCAAGGTACGCAGACATGTCCGCAGCACGCAAAGTGTTCGATGATATGGTTCAGAAAGATGTCGTCTCTTGGACGTCCTTGATATCTGGGCATGTTCGGAGAGGAGATTTTAATGATGCATTTCTGTGCTTTGGTCAAATGCAGCTGACAGGTCTGAAGCCCAACCCCGTGGTGTTGTTAGCCATGTTTCAGGCGTGTTATCTCTCCGCAAGCCTGGTGCACGGCCAGAGTTTTCACTGTTACGTGATCAAATCAGGTATGGAAGGTTACCTGTCTCTAGGCAATTCAATTCTGACAATGTATGACAGAACATGTAACGCTGAAGAAGCAGAGAAATTTTTTGACATGATGGATGAGAAGGACGCGATCTCATGGAACATCATGATTTCTGGGTATGCTTTCAAACAGAACAAGGACAAGGCAATCGAAACCTTCATAAGAATGTTGGATGAAGGTGTGCAGCCAAATCCTGAAGCTCTTACCACTGTAATTTCCGCTTGTGCTAAGTTGGGGGATATTATGCGGGGGCAAGAATTTCATTCCTTCGTAGTGAAGAATGCACTACAAGATGTAAAACTGCAAACTGCTCTTCTGGATATGTATTGCAAGTGCGGGTTTGTTGCTTTAGCAACTCGTGTTTTCAAAACAACTCCAGAACGAAATTATGTCACCTGGAGCAGAATGGTGTCCGGATATGTTCAGAACGGATGCCTCAATGAAGCTATTTCACTATTTGGGCAAATGCAGCTTGCAGGGTTCAGAGCTGGGCCTGATACCTTAAGATGCCTGATGTCCGCTTCTACTCATCTGGGTGCTTTGAGTATTTGCAGAGAGATCCACGCGTACCTTTTTAGGAACTGTTTCTTCATCGATGATATAGCCACGATAACATCTCTAATTGATACGTATGGAAAATGTGGAAGCATCATTTACTCAAGGCGTTGCTTTGATCAAGCCAACAAGAAAGATGTGGTTTCGTGGAGTGCCATGATTCAAAATTATGCACTCCATGGATACGCATTAGAAGCTCTGCAGCTTTTTGATGCAATGAAAAAGGAAGGACTTGAACCGAATAATGTTACCTTTATCAGTCTGCTTTCTGCTTGCAGCCATGCAGGCTTGCTTGATGACGGGTGCCAAATTGTTGCTGACATGAGAAAAGATTCAAGAATTACGCCCGGTCTGGATCACTACACTTGCATGGTGGACCTGCTCGGTCGATCGGGTCATCTTGGGCAAGCTTATGAGACCATAAAGGCAATGCCTATCGAACCGGACAGTGGAATTTGGGGGTCATTGCTTGGTGCTTGCAGAATTCATTCCAATCTCAATATTGGTGAGCTCGCATCCAAACATTTGTTTGATTTAGATCCTCAGAATGCAGGTTACCATGTGGTTCTATGCAACATAAATTCCAGTAATATGAGGTGGAAGAAAGCCGAGATCATGAGGAGAGTGTTTAGGAGGGGAACccagcagaagaagaagcctGGTT
- the LOC116251146 gene encoding pentatricopeptide repeat-containing protein At1g11290, chloroplastic-like isoform X3, whose protein sequence is MYARYADMSAARKVFDDMVQKDVVSWTSLISGHVRRGDFNDAFLCFGQMQLTGLKPNPVVLLAMFQACYLSASLVHGQSFHCYVIKSGMEGYLSLGNSILTMYDRTCNAEEAEKFFDMMDEKDAISWNIMISGYAFKQNKDKAIETFIRMLDEGVQPNPEALTTVISACAKLGDIMRGQEFHSFVVKNALQDVKLQTALLDMYCKCGFVALATRVFKTTPERNYVTWSRMVSGYVQNGCLNEAISLFGQMQLAGFRAGPDTLRCLMSASTHLGALSICREIHAYLFRNCFFIDDIATITSLIDTYGKCGSIIYSRRCFDQANKKDVVSWSAMIQNYALHGYALEALQLFDAMKKEGLEPNNVTFISLLSACSHAGLLDDGCQIVADMRKDSRITPGLDHYTCMVDLLGRSGHLGQAYETIKAMPIEPDSGIWGSLLGACRIHSNLNIGELASKHLFDLDPQNAGYHVVLCNINSSNMRWKKAEIMRRVFRRGTQQKKKPGWSCVEGGEGLHGFTVGDRTHPLSLEIYETLGCLRKHMEEIGLEN, encoded by the coding sequence ATGTATGCAAGGTACGCAGACATGTCCGCAGCACGCAAAGTGTTCGATGATATGGTTCAGAAAGATGTCGTCTCTTGGACGTCCTTGATATCTGGGCATGTTCGGAGAGGAGATTTTAATGATGCATTTCTGTGCTTTGGTCAAATGCAGCTGACAGGTCTGAAGCCCAACCCCGTGGTGTTGTTAGCCATGTTTCAGGCGTGTTATCTCTCCGCAAGCCTGGTGCACGGCCAGAGTTTTCACTGTTACGTGATCAAATCAGGTATGGAAGGTTACCTGTCTCTAGGCAATTCAATTCTGACAATGTATGACAGAACATGTAACGCTGAAGAAGCAGAGAAATTTTTTGACATGATGGATGAGAAGGACGCGATCTCATGGAACATCATGATTTCTGGGTATGCTTTCAAACAGAACAAGGACAAGGCAATCGAAACCTTCATAAGAATGTTGGATGAAGGTGTGCAGCCAAATCCTGAAGCTCTTACCACTGTAATTTCCGCTTGTGCTAAGTTGGGGGATATTATGCGGGGGCAAGAATTTCATTCCTTCGTAGTGAAGAATGCACTACAAGATGTAAAACTGCAAACTGCTCTTCTGGATATGTATTGCAAGTGCGGGTTTGTTGCTTTAGCAACTCGTGTTTTCAAAACAACTCCAGAACGAAATTATGTCACCTGGAGCAGAATGGTGTCCGGATATGTTCAGAACGGATGCCTCAATGAAGCTATTTCACTATTTGGGCAAATGCAGCTTGCAGGGTTCAGAGCTGGGCCTGATACCTTAAGATGCCTGATGTCCGCTTCTACTCATCTGGGTGCTTTGAGTATTTGCAGAGAGATCCACGCGTACCTTTTTAGGAACTGTTTCTTCATCGATGATATAGCCACGATAACATCTCTAATTGATACGTATGGAAAATGTGGAAGCATCATTTACTCAAGGCGTTGCTTTGATCAAGCCAACAAGAAAGATGTGGTTTCGTGGAGTGCCATGATTCAAAATTATGCACTCCATGGATACGCATTAGAAGCTCTGCAGCTTTTTGATGCAATGAAAAAGGAAGGACTTGAACCGAATAATGTTACCTTTATCAGTCTGCTTTCTGCTTGCAGCCATGCAGGCTTGCTTGATGACGGGTGCCAAATTGTTGCTGACATGAGAAAAGATTCAAGAATTACGCCCGGTCTGGATCACTACACTTGCATGGTGGACCTGCTCGGTCGATCGGGTCATCTTGGGCAAGCTTATGAGACCATAAAGGCAATGCCTATCGAACCGGACAGTGGAATTTGGGGGTCATTGCTTGGTGCTTGCAGAATTCATTCCAATCTCAATATTGGTGAGCTCGCATCCAAACATTTGTTTGATTTAGATCCTCAGAATGCAGGTTACCATGTGGTTCTATGCAACATAAATTCCAGTAATATGAGGTGGAAGAAAGCCGAGATCATGAGGAGAGTGTTTAGGAGGGGAACccagcagaagaagaagcctGGTT